One region of Salvelinus sp. IW2-2015 linkage group LG6.1, ASM291031v2, whole genome shotgun sequence genomic DNA includes:
- the flot1b gene encoding flotillin-1 has protein sequence MFHTCGPNEAMVVSGFGRSPPLMIAGGRVFVLPCIQQIQRITLNTLTLNVKSDKVYTRHGVPISVTGIAQVKIQGQNKEMLATACQMFMGKSEAEVSNIALETLEGHQRAIIAHLTVEEIYQDRKKFSEQVFKVASSDLVNMGIGVVSYTLKDVHDDQDYLNSLGKARTAQVQKDARIGEAQYKRDAVIREAQAMQEKVSAQYLNEIEMAKAQRDYELKKASYDYEVNTKKAESEMAYQLQVAKTKQRIEEETMQVKVVERSQQIMLQEQEIIRKEMELEAKVKKPAEAERYRLERLAEAERAQLIMEAEAEAESIRMRGDAEAFALEAKGRAEAEQMAKKAEAFKQYGEGAMVDMLLEKLPLIAEEISRPLSMAQKVTMVSSGGGEVGAAKLTGEVLDIMTRLPAAVEKLTGINISQVGLSTRMG, from the exons ATGTTCCACACATGTGGACCCAATGAAGCCATGGTGGTGTCTG GCTTTGGTCGTTCCCCTCCTCTAATGATCGCTGGAGGAAGAGTGTTTGTCCTCCCCTGTATTCAACAGATCCAGAG GATCACTCTGAACACCCTGACTCTGAATGTGAAGAGTGATAAGGTGTACACCCGTCATGGAGTGCCCATCTCTGTCACTGGCATCGCCCAG gTGAAGATCCAGGGTCAGAACAAGGAGATGCTGGCCACGGCCTGTCAGATGTTCATGGGGAAGTCTGAGGCTGAGGTCTCCAACATCGCCCTGGAAACACTGGAGGGGCACCAGAGGGCCATCATCGCCCATCTGACTGTTGAG GAGATCTACCAGGACCGTAAGAAGTTCTCTGAGCAGGTGTTCAAGGTGGCCTCCTCTGACCTGGTCAACATGGGCATCGGCGTGGTCAGCTACACGCTGAAAGACGTTCACGACGACCAG GACTACCTCAACTCCCTGGGTAAAGCTAGGACAGCTCAGGTGCAGAAGGATGCCAGGATCGGAGAGGCTCAGTACAAACGAGACGCGGTGATCCGTGAGGCCCAGGCCATGCAGGAGAAGGTGTCGGCCCAGTATCTGAATGAGATCGAGATGGCCAAAGCCCAGAGGGACTACGAGCTGAAGAAGGCCTCCTACGACTACGAG GTCAACACCAAGAAGGCAGAGTCTGAGATGGCCTATCAGCTACAG GTGGCGAAGACGAAGCAGCGGATTGAGGAGGAGACGATGCAGGTGAAGGTGGTGGAGAGGTCTCAGCAGATCATGCTCCAGGAGCAGGAGATCATCCGCAAGGAGATGGAGCTGGAGGCCAAGGTGAAGAAGCCTGCTGAGGCAGAGAGATACCGTCTGGAGAGACTGGCTGAGGCGGAACG TGCACAGCTCATCATGGAGGCTGAGGCAGAGGCAGAGTCCATCAGA ATGAGGGGCGATGCTGAGGCGTTTGCTCTGGAGGCTAAGGGTCGTGCCGAGGCAGAGCAGATGGCTAAGAAGGCTGAGGCCTTTAAACAGTACGGGGAGGGAGCCATGGTGGACATGCTGCTGGAGAAACTACCACTG ATAGCAGAGGAGATCAGCAGGCCCCTCTCCATGGCCCAGAAGGTTACCATGGTTTCCAGCGGRGGGGGTGAGGTGGGCGCGGCCAAGCTGACCGGAGAGGTTCTGGACATCATGACCAGACTACCAGCTGCCGTGGAGAAACTCACTGGAATCAACAtctcacag GTTGGCCTGTCCACCCGAATGGGCTGA